The nucleotide sequence TACCggtgctcatatatttttttgagcGACTGTGTAAATGACAGTATCCCAACTGTAAAACGAGAGGACCGTTTGATTTTACAGTTGTCACCATAAACTAGTTTGAAACATCGAAAACGGACCACTTCCTATCGAGtctctagatttttttaaagataaaaaaaataatctcctcggcggggaatcgaaccccggtctcccacgTGACAGGCGGGTATACttaccactatactaccgaggattCGCAACTTTTTTGATTAGTTAACAATATAAGATTGAACAAAACAAATCGCAGCTCGAAACGTAAAACCTACAAGATTTGAAAAAGACCATAGTTTTTTTGGTAACGATTGCAAATCATATAAGTATTATGATAAATACTGTAATTTTTCagttcagaataatttttttgggggtgcaggaaaattgaaaattaaatttagttgtcgatgatttttttttttttttttttttttttttttttttttttttttttttttttttttttttatatatatataaagtttacgTGAGGCTATAAAAGCTCTCGATTCAAGTTGGCAAACTCATTTTACATTCGTCTTTCACACATTTTACAACCTTATTTTTTTCTGAACGGTATAACTACAGATAAAGTACTGGGGGTTTTTTTACAACTCGAAACGTTATGACTGAAATATACCAAATCTCTCCACGAGACGATTACGAATGGCAAATAATTACGGGTGAAAATTTAATGTTGAGGTATgccgaaatattttcaaagtccATGTCAGAATTTATATTGACTCGTCTCGAAGAGCAAATCGAATATTACGATAGAAACTTGTCGAAAGTGTGCGTGTACGGAAAATGGCACGAAATCCCTCGTAAACACGTGGCTTTCTCAGACGACGGCTTATCGTACGAATTTTCCGGCAATCGCATTCCTTCGAAACCTTGGCAAACGTCTCCGATcgtttttgaattgaaaaagtgTGTAGAATCCATCGTCGGTCATCGATACAATTTCGTGCTCGTCAACAGATACGAAAACGGTTTGGATCATATCGGAGAGCATCGAGACGATGAGAAGGAACTAGACCCCGCAGCTTCGATTGCTTCACTTTCGTTTGGAGCAGCTAGAGACTTTGTGCTGAAGCACGCATACGGAGGAGGTAAGAAGAAAATTGAGTTACGTCCCGGTTCGTTACTGTTGATGGAATTTCCGACGAATAAGTTTTGGTACCACAGCCTTCCCGTCAGAAAAAAAGTTTCGGGAAAGCGCATTAATTTGACCTTCAGAAAAATGATTGTTTAGATAATAATATCAGACTTTTTTTTCTGGACTGGAAGCTGCGTGATAGGTATTGAATTTAACAACAGcaagaatttgacaaaattttagatttgtttcaTTGTACacgatgtaattttttttcaagatgggGTGAAGAATTGTGAGTGAGCTTTCCCACATAAATTGAGCTATTTTGTACCAAGTgataacactaaaaaaaaaaaaaaaaaaaaaaaaaaaaaaaaaaaaaaaaaaaaaaaaaaaaaaaaaaaaaaaaaaaaaaaaaaaaaaaaattttttttttttttttttttttttttttttttttttttttttttttttttttttttttttttttttttttggtgtaagattatttgtaacttatttttatttgtaacacttggtgtaagattatttttaagactACAATTTCTTCTTAagtgtacaatatatatattatgtccCCAGTGGTgtaattggttagcgcgcggcaCTTATAATGCTCACTcagttttaaaagcattaataacATGTAGTAAATTAGATTATAAAGCTTTGAAGTTAGTATCCATCATTGTTGTCATTAGAAATTTCGTTCACCCATAACGATCGGGATTGAGCCAGTCTTATAGCTTCTCTTTCTGCATTATGTcgttcaaaaatgtaataaacttttCCCGATAAAAGTGGATCCAAATACATAAAAGTTGCCATGTCGTTTGTTGCAATAGTCACATCCCATCCGTGTGGGTCTTTTAACACCTTTTCGTACAAGTCGCCAGCAACGTAACTTTGAAATTCATCCAAAGGCACGGTGTAAACACTATCGCAATTATCCGTGTTCCGAAATACATCGAGAGGAAAAGTGTTCATATTCTTCACAACGTCGTTGTACGAGAAAGAATTCAGCGATTCTTTGCTGGGTGTAACAGAAATCGTTGCATTTGGATCATAAGtagaaaaaaacatcaatttttttggTACGAGTTTGTTGTCGTACCACATCCATTCGATATGAGCAGTGAAATCAATGTGACTTTTTGccattgtaatgaaaaaaaatcaaaatcgatAAATACAACTGTAAATGAAAATGTAGTTTTTTGGTTGTTGAAAGTATAAGATATTTGTGGGTTGGTTGAATGAAGAATGAGCTCAGTCATTTTTGTACGTTTATTTTATACACCAAGTGgtaacatcaaaaaaaaaaaaaaaaaaaaaaaaaaaaaaaaaaaaaaaaaaaaaaaaaaaaaaaaaaaaaaaaaaaaaaaaaatttttttttttttttttttttttttttttttttttttttttttttttttttttttttttttttgatgttacCACTTGgtgtaagattattttttaaaactccatCTTCTTTTCAATTGCTTCAATATGTCTCAACAGTTGTTTGACATTTTGAATTGTTTCAgagattaaagttttattttccatGTCAGTGCCTTGAATTGGTTCAGAGATTAAAGTTTCTTCGTCCACGTCGGCATTTTGAATTGGTTCAgacattacattttctttttccatgTCAGTACCTTGAATTGTTTCAGAgattaaagtttctttttccaTGTCAGTACTTTGAATTGTTTCAGAgattaaagtttctttttccaTGTCAGTGCCTTGAATTGGTTCagagattaaaatttctttctccaTGTCGGTGCTTTCAAATGGTTCAGACATTAAAGCTTCTTCGTCCACGTCGGCATTTTGAATTGGTTCAGACATTACATTTTCTTCCTCCATGTCGGCATTTTGAATTGGTTCAGAGATTACATTTTCTTCCTCCATGTCGGCATTTTGAATTGGTTCAGACATTACATTTTCTTCCTCCATGTCGGCATTTTGAATTGGTTCAGACATTACATTTTCTTCCTCCATGTCGGCATTTTGAATTGGTTCAGAGATTAAAGTTTCCTCGTTCGTGCTcgtgttttcaatattttttgaaaagttcattTCCCTTAGTTTATTTGCCATTGTTCTAGCTTCCATAGCAGGGCAAGAATACGGAATCAGCTTTAGGTGTTTGTGCCAGCATCCTAGAATCTGGGCATCTCTGAAAATACATTTCACTTTCACGACGTTTGTAAAACCACATTCCTCGCGAAAGAATAATTTCTGATTAAGCGTTCTGACTCCTATCGAGAAACTTCCCGACGTATTCATGAAAGACATTAGTCTCATTAGGTCTTGTCTCCAATCCCATTCGTTTGTTTTGAGGAGTTTCTCGGGTTCCACGACATCGTTACCCTTCAAATCTAATTTGAATCGAGCATTCAGTCTATCGGCGTTCCGCAGTAAACTCTTGTTGAGAGCGAGGTCCGAAAGTGAAAATCGATGTTTTTTCGATGCTTCTTTATCGAATTTCATTTGAAGTATATAAACACGATTCGGTTGTCCAACATCGGCAAAAGCTATTTCGAGCGGTAGTCGTCCGTCTTTACCCCTGATCCAAGCAACTTCTGCAGTGTATCGAGGAAGTTGAAACATTGTAATGTTTTTTgctcgatgaaataaaaagaaatcaaagtttATCGCAGgaacaaaaaaaatgtgagagGTATTTGTCAAAGTCAATATTTATCTTTGAAGCTGAAAATGTTTGAAGTTTGAAGAATAAATGTAGAATGAGCTCTCTatcaaaattttagctttttataccctctttctctctctctaaaaaaaaaaaaaaaaaaaaaaaaaaaaaaaaaaaaaaaaaaaaaaaaaaatttttttttttttttttttttttttttttttttttttttttttttttttttttttttttagagagagagagaaacattAGATGGTTTTTAATTATcaagttttgtaaatttattcaagTCTCATCGTTcattatagtttttttctttatccaTTTCCATgggtttttaaaacaattttgttattggcatcacattcattttttaaaaaaaaatgtttggattaaattttaattactttcattttttttaaccgtTTTTGTAATTCTTTCCATGGTGTTTACACGTATCACACGTCTTCGTCGCTACTAGTCGAGTCGTGTGGCCAAAACATTAAAGCCGGCCACCCGATAGTTTCGACCCAACGCGTCATTCGTAGAGTTTCTTTTTCGATCCGATCCAACGACCAAGCGTCGTCGAAGTTATTCGCAAACGGAAGCGCCAAGTTTCTAAATAATTTGCCAATCGTCAACGGTGGTCCTTTCGATACTTTTTCGATCACTGGATCGTCGATCAATAAAACTCTCATAAAGTCGTAGGATACGTCGACTACATTGGGTAACAGCGCCGAGAAGAATTCTAATTGCTTCGTTCCCCAAACACCGAAACTGGCATTTAAATTCAATGCGTTTAGTAAATCTCGTGCCgaatttaaagtgtttttgaacCACACCGTTTTTCCATTCCAATTCATCGGGTAAAGAAAAAATTCTCTACAGTTTGTTCGTTTCGAATGTGGGCCAATGTGATATTCGCAAAGAATCAAACGGGAATCTTTATCCACCGAGGCAACGTGTACGAGCCGCGGGTTACCGCTGGAATCGAAATCACCTCGGATAAAATAATTTAGGTCGACGATAACAGTTGCAGATTCATCCAtcattaatcaatttttgtttgttttttaaaaatctttgtttataGGAACTCGTCGTTTATAGGCGTTGAATATAAAACTCACGAAATAAAAGGTACAAGGCAAACGCCATCACCGGCCTCGTTGAAATCACCCAACTGCCGACCATCATGGCAGTTATTCCGCATGCTCCGTAccacaatttttttccaaaactttccaTGGTATTTCGCAGATTTAATCTAATCAAAAACGTTAAAGTACAATTATTTGCGACGGCTTTGATTTGATCTTTCCGATCCGGAAACTCTTCGTATTCACTTCGAAGCTCCAGCATCAGTAATAAAAGTACATACGATTCTTTTTTAAAGTCAACCGACGAAAGAGAAATCGGAGAGAAACAATCGATCAAATGCCATACGTCGACGTGTTTTTTCCAATCGAATCCTCTTACTTTCGCACAAGCTTTTACGTTGGACCAAAAACGTTGGTCGATACCGGATGAGATGCTCGTCGTCGTTAATATTTTTTCGACCCATTCCAAACTTTGTTCTTTTTGTTGGGCAAAAGACATATTCTCCAAAGGCATACGATACTCGTCGAGGACGTTTTCGTAGTCTTTTATTCGGATATCATTGGGAACGATTAATTTGACGAGAGGGTTGAGAAATTTTTGTCTTGACGTCATTCTTGcgtttcaaaatgaatattgttgAAAGCTCAgtcgtaaaaatatataaagtatgaaGGTGGGTTGTTGAATAAAGAATGAGCTTGCTCATCAAAATCAAAGCTTTTTATACCacaaattgtttctaaaaaaaaaaaaaaaaaaaaaaaaaaaaaaaaaaaaaaaaaaaaaaaaaaaaaaaaaaaaaaaaattttttttttttttttttttttttttttttttttttttttttttttttttttttttttttttttagaaacaattttacaTCTGAAAGTATTGGATGAAAAAATGAATCGTgtcaagaattttgaaaaatatttaacgattACGAAAACAGTCATGTTGCCAATTTAAACTTGGTCataactttaaataaagtatCAATGTAAATCTTCGCGTggacgaaaataaaaaaataacatgattcAAGATATCTTGTCGAAAGCCATCGCATTCTCCGGTTCGACCATCGTGTTTGGAAATTTGGGACGTTATCCAAACACTCTCCAACATTTATTGAGTCGATTTCTAGATCCTGTCGGTGAAACCGACGATTATCCAGGTTGGTTTCGAACGGAcgattataaagatttttacgTTTGGATAGAACCTTCTTTTGGAACGCAACTGCCCTCTGGATATAGAAACTTGATTTTTACGAGTCATTTAGATTTGGAATGGAATTCGACCACGACAAAGATCGTTTATTTTCACGTAGAACGAAACACTGAtacgaaagatattttaaatttcgttcCCTCATCCAAAAATCTTTGCGTGCGCCTGACACCGTCCACCGCACAACCGTTTCACATTCCGTTCGATCCCAGCATTCGGCATTTTGTAGTCGAATCGGATGCCGATTCGGATGTTCATCGACTCTATCTTTCCCTTTTAACGTTTTTGGATACGTGgcgatttaaaaaattagaaaaatgttcgtGGTCTTTGCATTTCACTCGAGaagaaaagtcaaaattaaaatttcatttgaagaggTCCAACGACAACGTCGAAAGATTTATATCTCCGAGCCGACACAAAGAAATCgagtattattattttcacaaaaggATGGCGGATATGTTGTTGGGCGATTAATCTTTGATTTCGGAACAAGTCTTTCTTCGTTTCTTTTTGGAAGAGGTTTGGTCGTTTGCCTTTTTTTCGTCTTCTTCGCTTTGTTGTTGCTTGCCACGTTGGTATTCTCGTAATTCGGGAATGTTTTCCAACCCGACGGCTTCGATATACGTTTTTTCGTATTCGCTTTCGGAGTCGAATTCTTCTTCAAAGACGTTATCGATGATTTGACGCATTCTCTCGGGATTTTCGACACCGTGATCGTACAACATGCGTACGGCTCGAACGTGTTTGAGTCTGACGTCGTCttcgttaaatttaaaatggtcGACGTAACGTTTCAAATCGGATCCTTGTAGACCGTCCACTGCAAAAATTTTCCAAACGGTCGGATTCGGAGTTTGTTTCCCCAATATGATTGCCCATTTCAATATGTCGGCGGGTCGTACGTGATCTCTAGACAATATGCGTTCGACGCAATGCTGTTCGTCGAGATTCGCTTGACGTCTTCTGGACGTTTCCCAAAATTCGATAATTTGATCGTGTAAATCCGAATTCATTTTGCACGTTCCCTGCTTCACGGTATCCATGAGAGAAGACCACGAAACGTTAGCTATTTCGGCAATGCGTTGTAAAACTCGCAAGAGCAAAGATTCGTTCATCAAGTACTGGTTGCGTGTAGTAGACATTTGTTTCAACATGATGACTCTCAAGAGACGTTCTTCGTTTGTGAGCGACATTTTGGATGAAATGTGATTGAACATGTAGATGTTTTTTTATCAAAGTCTCGAAGAttgaagatgttttttttatcaaagtctCGAAGATTGAAGATGTTTTTTTATCAAAGTCTCGAAGATTGAAAATGGTTTTTTTATCAAAGTCTCGAAGATTGAAAATGGTTTTTTTCGTCAAGATTTCGTCGAAGATTGAAGATGTTTTTTTATCAAAGTCTCGAAGATTGAAGATGTTTTTTTATCAAAGTCTCGAAGAttgaagatgttttttttatcaaagtctCGAAGATTGAAGATGTTTTTTTATCAAAGTCTCGAAGATTGAAAATGGTTTTTATCGTCAAGATTTCGTCGAAGATTGAAGGTAGAGTGATGATTTGTAAATGAACTCGCCAACATGAATCTTGATTATTTATACCACTCtgtctcttcaaaaaaaaaaaaaaaaaaaaaaaaaaaaaaaaaaaaaaaaaaaaaaaaaaattttttttttttttttttttttttttttttttttgagactaATTACTTGACCATATGGGTTCAAAATTTTGCATTCGGGCCATATTGATAACGCTCgagtgtatttttaaaactttgaaaaatttacgCTCAGATATTTTTGTCAATTCTCTActcaatgttttcattttaaagtcgCCCCACTCATCGATTAAACTTTTACTCGATTCAATTACCCCCTCGGCTCTTACATTTTTCACTTGATTTCCGAGTGTGGAATACTCGCTCACTTCgtgataattcaattttttcaattctttcctTTTGTAAAATTCTACTATATTATTCCAAGATATCAATGCATTATCGATATCACCTTCCTCCGATGAAAATTTTGGTGAAATGATTCGTTCTGGATGGCTGAGAATTTCGAGTATGGCTGCATTAAGTTTCGTATCGTCGGTTCGAAGTATACCCAACGTAACGTGCCTAACGTAGTCTGGATTTGCAGTGTATCCGATAAAGAGATCCCAACCGTTACTCGACAATCTGCTGCCGATGTCAGTTTCCACGAGATCCCCTTTGAAATGTCTTTTCTCGAGTTCTTTGGCAAAATGAGTCAACCATTCGTGTCCGATACGGTTTacgtactttttaaaattatgtaaaacgtCGCAGACTTGTTTACATGCGACTTTGATTACTAGATGAGACGGGTAATCTCTTCCGTAAAGTAACAACGTATTCGTAGCTTCGACGAGCAGCGTTTCGAGATTTCTGTTGATTTTTTCGACGTCCGTCCGTATGGCTTTATCGATGTAATCGTTAAAGACTTGCAGTAAATTATTCGGGAGAGAAGAGGGATCGTAATCGCGATGAAAcgttaaaaaaacttgaaaaacggTCATGTGTAAATAAGTATCTCGCGTTCTCATTAAAAGAAGTTTTTCGCATTCTTTTCTGAATCTTTGCATCGCTTCGTACGGTTTCAACAATACGATCACTCCGAATCCGGGCCTCGTGAGTCTGATGTTCGTATTATCGAAAGATTTGGATTTGTTTCCCCAAGTCAGCGAGtctatattctttgaaatattttcgaaattattcatatcttaaaaaaaagaGACATTGCCATGTACACTTGattctgtatataattatttccaaCGTGAAAAACTGTGGTAAAATAAACCACCGAGGGAGAGTCCGACCACACCGTACGTTAGGTATTTCGATAGACGATCGACAGTTTTTCGTCGTTGCAACTCTGATAAAAAAGATAAGACGGTTTTTTCGGCAATTATTCTGACAAAGTCTTTTCGTTCGGGTTGtttatcaaagtttattttaatttgtagcaCCCATAAGAGAAGGGAGTAGGATTCTCTTTTCATGTCGATATTATCTCTGATATCTGGCAAGACGGAATCGACGAAATGGTGAACGTCGACAAACCAGTCGAATTGCTTACACTCGGCAACAGACTCTAACAAAGACCAAAGGTTTTTATCCAGTATAATATCCGACGATGTCAAAATGTCTCGAGTCCAAGAGACGATGGAGCTTCGTTGCTGCGAATACGACATTTTTTCTAAAGGTAAGCGATATTCATCCAGTTGTTCTCGATAAGTGTTCAGGTCGAGGCGTATCGTTATGCTCGTAGAATTTTTGGTCGACGACATGTCGGTAAAGagttgatttcaaaaaaaaagaatatcgaGTTTCGATAAATTTCGTAACGATATTTCTTTGCTGTGGATGGTTGAAGTTGTTTGTCGGTAGGCTCGTGAATGTAGAATGAACTTTCAAACTCTAGCCGACACTTTTTATATCCTCAAAAACCTCAGCTAAAATTATTCAAcatgctcaaaaaaaaaaaaaaaaaaaaaaaaaaaaaaaaaaaaaaaaaaaaaaaaaaaaaaaaaaaaaattttttttttttttttttttttttttttttttttttttttttttttttttttgagcatgTTGAAAGAGTTTTAACTgaggtttgaatttttttcataaagtttaaaaaatttttattgatgtataaagcttctttgtttaaatatcatttagcCTATATAgactttaatctttttttctatagTACAACGACATACTGgacatttatctattttttcgtTACATTTTTCACAAACTACTTGATGATGGCAAGGTTCAAAAACAATGTTTATTTCTCCATCCAAACAAATCTTGCATGCCCATTTCTCGTCCAAAGTCGAAGCCACGCGTTGTTCGTTTAATTTACGTATCGGTACGTCTTCACGAATTGCATCGAAAGAGGTGAAACGTTTGTACGTTTCCCACAAATATTCCATTTGATCTTTTTTAACCAAAGATTCTGAAAAGACCTCGCGATCGACGTCTGCAGATTTTTGCGACACGTTGAATGATGCTGGTGGATATCGACAGTTTACCAATTTTAAATGACCGCACTCG is from Argiope bruennichi unplaced genomic scaffold, qqArgBrue1.1 scaffold_28, whole genome shotgun sequence and encodes:
- the LOC129961136 gene encoding DNA oxidative demethylase ALKBH2-like is translated as MTEIYQISPRDDYEWQIITGENLMLRYAEIFSKSMSEFILTRLEEQIEYYDRNLSKVCVYGKWHEIPRKHVAFSDDGLSYEFSGNRIPSKPWQTSPIVFELKKCVESIVGHRYNFVLVNRYENGLDHIGEHRDDEKELDPAASIASLSFGAARDFVLKHAYGGGKKKIELRPGSLLLMEFPTNKFWYHSLPVRKKVSGKRINLTFRKMIV